From Kitasatospora sp. MAP12-44:
ACCCGCGAGGACGCCGCTGCCGCAGGGTGCGTCGCGCTGGTGACGGCGATGACTCCGCAGCTGTGCAGACTGCTCGACATCACCGGCACCCGCGACGTGCTCACCGGCTCCCTCAGCGCCGCCGAGGCCCCGACCTGACCGCCGTCGAAGGGTGCAACGGCGGGCCGCCGGGCGCTCTCTCCTCCCGCCACCGATTCGCTCACCGACCCACAGGAGTTGGTTCTCATGGTTCCCCTGATTCTGGTCCTGCTGATCGCCCTGATCCTCGGCGGCGCCGGCTTCGCAGTCCACGTGCTGTGGTGGATCGCGCTCATCGTCCTGGTGCTGTGGCTCCTGGGCTTCGTCATGCGGGGCTCGTCCACCGGCGGGAGCCGCAACCGCTGGTACCGCTGGTGACACCGCGCCGTGCCCCGCTCCCCACACCCCCACCCGACGGCGGCAGGCGCAGGACACCGTCCCCAGGCCGGCACCGTCCGGCGGGGCTCCCGTGCTGACCTTCGGCGTCGAGGAGGAGTACCTGCTCCTAGGGCCTGTTCTGAGTTCAGATCACGGTTTGGTGGTTCGCCGACGCCGGACGGTCTCGGCCCGGTAGAACGGCGGTGTGACGCGTGGTGGTCTGAGCGATGCCGAATGGGAGTTGGTGGAGCCGCTCCTGCCGCTGGGCGAGCGTGGGCCGATCCCCGACCTGCGCCGACAGCTCGATGCGGTGATGTGGAGGTTTCGGACCGGGAGTCCATGGCGGGACGTCCCTGAGCGCTACGGATCCTGGTCGACCGTCTACGGCCGGTTCCAGATCTGGGCGACCACGGGGACCTTCCAGGCGCTGATGGAGGGGATGATCGCCGAGGCCGCAGCCCGTGGACAGGTCGATCTCAGCCTGGTCAGCGTGGACTCCACGGTCGCCCGCGCGCACCACCACGCGGCCGGGATGGTCGTCGACCCGGAGTTGCTGCAGGATCTGGAGAAGGCC
This genomic window contains:
- a CDS encoding hydrophobic protein, with the translated sequence MVPLILVLLIALILGGAGFAVHVLWWIALIVLVLWLLGFVMRGSSTGGSRNRWYRW